The Nomia melanderi isolate GNS246 unplaced genomic scaffold, iyNomMela1 scaffold0494, whole genome shotgun sequence genome includes a window with the following:
- the LOC143176329 gene encoding uncharacterized protein LOC143176329 — translation MISTILLLLLPLIPNTISEAPYINTPLTDTSGIFYRKLGEAKISNTELHLITYVNMTYLSQAKALLDFHFSKSQEICKLLLKEVVVSKQQKSLCEQTLQSVQNELQNIDDKKKILNGLIGRDVKQRKRRGLINGASYILNWLIGTPDADDAKYYSDSIKALLNDNRQTQTLLKSQIQIVSSTIKNLNNSIQSLKLTEDTLNNNMQLINKYMSETDNYILNLSLEATIMEQVATLLSLCVQVSDHFDKNIESINLGNHNIISPFLITPKDLCEELINYKGEFELIITPTYKNLPKIYKLMKLHSITINELVVFVIKLPLVKRTNFDLYNLIPLPIQHHNTSVFSFITPQNPYLLLSQQKSNFAVLSDLRDCVEYLEGKYVCSNVDSARTTEESICEVLLLSPHVRQIPQDCTTKTISAEMEIWNYIGSNQWLYTLHKPTTLTIICGESNTDHMEDIVLKQTGLIQLHSGCKGYTMIYSLEPTSYVNKNISHYVPRINLTEDDCCILATDYLHHKAAAPLKPIKLTNIDLNELKFNSKKLSELDGLLTHRLKEPFIVTHTSWYTITLGVVAAILILILVGNCCRWLGCWNLLKRLCCFTRSPRTGEIVPPIIKNFVHCNFDASNHSEHRDHSNDMVLFERRGGVQCSEEQTTPTNISEERTTDQPQSRTNSYNLRPKVGPRTRKSSTPL, via the coding sequence ATGATTTCGACAATCCTACTGCTACTCCTTCCTCTAATTCCTAATACCATCTCCGAAGCTCCGTACATCAATACACCCCTCACTGACACGAGtggaattttttatagaaagttaGGAGAAGCGAAAATCTCGAACACCGAACTACACCTCATAACATACGTCAATATGACTTATCTATCTCAAGCGAAAGCTCTTTtagatttccatttttctaaatCACAAGAAATTTGTAAGCTACTATTAAAAGAAGTCGTAGTATCGAAACAACAAAAGTCTCTTTGCGAGCAAACCCTACAGTCTGTTcaaaatgaattacaaaatatcgaTGACAAGAAAAAAATACTTAACGGATTAATAGGACGTGATGTAAAGCAGCGTAAACGACGTGGATTAATCAATGGAGCTTCTTACATCTTAAATTGGCTAATCGGCACCCCAGACGCTGACGACGCCAAATATTATTCCGATAGCATAAAAGCCTTACTAAACGATAATAGACAAACCCAAACTCTATTAAAATCTCAGATACAGATAGTTTCGAGCACtataaaaaatcttaataaTTCGATTCAATCTTTAAAACTTACAGAAGACACCTTGAACAACAATATGCAACTAATTAATAAGTATATGTCAGAAACAGATAACTACATATTAAACCTCTCGTTAGAAGCAACTATTATGGAACAAGTGGCCACCTTACTTTCCCTATGCGTTCAAGTTTCAGATCACTTTGATAAAAACATAGAATCTATTAACTTGGGAAATCACAATATAATCTCTCCATTCTTAATAACTCCAAAGGATCTTTGCGAAGAGCTGATTAATTACAAAGGTGAATTTGAGTTAATAATCACACCGACCTACAAGAATTTACCCAAGatatacaaattaatgaaacttcacAGCATTACGATAAACGAACTCGtagtatttgttataaaactaCCACtcgtaaaaagaacaaattttgatcTGTACAACCTGATTCCACTACCCATCCAACATCATAACACCTCTGTCTTCTCGTTCATTACACCTCAAAACCCGTACCTACTCCTCTCCCAACAAAAATCCAACTTCGCCGTCCTGTCGGATTTGAGAGACTGCGTTGAATATCTGGAAGGGAAGTACGTGTGTAGCAACGTAGACTCAGCCAGAACCACAGAAGAGTCCATCTGCGAGGTCCTGCTGCTGTCACCGCACGTAAGGCAAATTCCACAGGACTGCACGACGAAAACAATAAGTGCCGAAATGGAGATATGGAACTACATCGGAAGCAACCAGTGGCTGTATACCCTACACAAGCCGACCACACTGACAATCATCTGTGGTGAGAGCAACACTGATCACATGGAAGACATTGTTCTAAAACAAACTGGTTTGATACAGTTACACAGTGGTTGTAAGGGGTATACCATGATATATTCGTTGGAACCCACAAgctatgtaaataaaaacatcAGTCATTACGTTCCTCGAATCAACTTAACTGAAGACGACTGCTGTATTCTAGCAACAGATTATTTACACCATAAAGCGGCAGCACCCTTGAAAcctataaaacttacaaatatcgatttaaacgaattaaagttCAACAGCAAAAAACTCAGTGAACTCGACGGACTACTAACTCATCGTCTGAAGGAGCCATTTATCGTTACCCACACTAGTTGGTACACGATAACACTAGGAGTAGTAGCTGCCATTCTAATCCTCATCCTCGTTGGAAATTGCTGTCGCTGGCTTGGCTGTTGGAACTTGCTCAAGCGCCTCTGCTGCTTCACCAGGAGCCCCAGAACAGGGGAAATTGTGCcaccaataattaaaaattttgttcactGTAACTTCGATGCAAGCAATCATAGCGAACACAGGGACCATTCCAATGACATGGTCCTGTTTGAAAGGCGTGGAGGGGTACAATGTTCCGAAGAACAAACAACGCCTACTAACATCAGCGAGGAGAGGACCACTGACCAGCCTCAATCCAGAACCAACTCATACAATCTACGACCCAAGGTTGGACCACGAACGCGGAAAAGTTCAACCCCTTTGTAA